The DNA window GGGATTTAAGAAGTGATAAATGTCTGGGTTGGGATGGGGTGCTTGGGAAGCAAGTGGAAGTGTATGGAGAAAGTCACAGAAAATAAAGTGAATGTGATTTGCTTTTACATTCAGGTGAAAATAATGAATGAGAGAAGTAGACATTTACATTGTTACTATCAGAGCAAGGGCAAGGGTAACATGGAAAATGGTATAATATTGTAAGTTGTTTCTTAATGAGGACTAggtaataaatggtgctggggtcCCAAGGAGAAACCTTCATAAGGATACTTTGGTGGGGCCCAGTAAGGAAAATGTCAGTCTCCTTGTTCTTAAtactcagggtttttttgttttgttttgttttgttttgtttccgaAACTAGTTTACAGACCTAGTGCTCATGTTGTCTTCTCATATGCAGGATGAGCGGTGGGCATACTCAGTGATGCTATGTACCTGCAGGTATATACAGTGGGCCCAGATTATGCCCATGCTGAAGCCAGAAAATCTCCAGCTCTCGATGGGAAGGTCGAACGAGACAGTGAAGGGAAAGAGATTCGATATCCAGTCATGCTGACTGCCATGGAAAAGCTGGTGGCCAGGAAAGTCTGTGTAGCATTTAAGGTAGTGAAAGGCCTTTGGGGGATGGTGCTGTGGAGTgagggaaagggacaggagcAGGGGTCTGGAAGAAAGAGTGGCTCTCTTGTTTTCATCTTGCTTCTTTCCACTGCAGCAAACAGTTTGTGGTTTTGACCTTCTTCGTGCCAATGGTCACTCCTTTGTGTGTGATGTCAATGGCTTCAGTTTTGTCAAGAATTCGATGAAATACTATGATGACTGTGCCAAGATCCTGGGGTAAGGACACAGTGGTCTGGACTGGGGAGAATGGgcttagagaagagagaaagctttttgccttattttaaatattataaaaaggattaaaaaatgaaaaaaggaaaataaaaaaagggctTCTTAGCCCTTTTGCCTTCCTAACACTGTACTCCCCAGTTACAACTGTTAGCAGTTTTACATATATGTCTTTTTCTACCATGTATAAACAAACTATTTATAGTACTAAATGTGATCATACTGTAATACTGttttaaaacttgattttaaagtaaatttaccatgtaatatttaaaaatgtatgaggaggggtacctgggtggctttgtccgTTAAatgtccagttcttgattttcgctcaggtcatgatctcaaggtttatgagatcaaggaccacattgggctccacactcacagcacagagcttgcttgggattctctgtctctccctctctctctctctttctctctctgcctctgtctgctcctcccctgttcattcgtGCACATGCgtgagttctttctctctctcaaaataaatacatgaatttttgaaaagttaaaaaaataaaaatgtatgaggAATAATGAACATAGTGAGTATTCATGTATTCACCATAAATCTTCATATATAAAAtctttctggggtacctgggtagctcagtgggttaagtgtccgacttcagctcaggtcatgatctcattcctAGAGTTCgcaccccgcatcaggctctgtactgacagctcagagcctggagcctgcttgggattctgtgtctccctctctctgcccctcccctgcttacactgtgtctctttctaaataaataaattaattaaacattagatataaaatctttctttgaggtttatttattttgagagagtgcaagcaggggaggggcaagaagagagggggacagaggatctgaagtgggctccggggcacctgggtggctcagtcggttaagcaactgacttcagctcaggtcatgatctcgcagtttgtgggttcgagccccgcgtcgggctctgtgctgacagctcagagcctggagcctgcttcggattctgtgtctccttctctctctgttcctcccctgctggttctctgtctctctctgcctctcaaagataaataaacattaaaaaaaatttttttgaagtgggccctgtgctgacagcagagagcctgatgtgaggctcgaactcatgaattgtgatatcatgacctaagcagaagtcagacacttaactgacagagccactcaggcttgaataaaatattaagaatactCCTTGCTAATTACATCCCTTCCCTTTCTACCCAGAGGTAACCACAATCCTTAATTTGGTGTTTGTCATTCCCatgcatttattaatattttaatacatctaTGGGGGCTTTTTTGGGGGGCATGTTTTTAgagtttatataatatattctacAACTTGCTAATTTCTGTGAGCTTTATTCATATGTGTAGTTgtggttcattcattttcatacatttcttcatgtttttccttCTAGGAACACCATCATGCGGGAGCTTGCTCCACAGTTCCAGATCCCATGGTCCATCCCCACAGAGGCTGAGGACATTCCCATTGTCCCTACCACATCTGGCACTATGTGAGCAAAAGTATAAAATCTGGAGTAACCTACTTAAGGCACCTGAATCAGACCAGTGGTTACTTTCTGACCCTATACCATATGACTAGTGGAGGCTGGGTATCTTCTAGGCAATTTCCTTAACCCTGCCTATATTCTTAATCTCAGTTTTTCCTCTGCTCTTTGACATGTCATGTAGGATGAAATGATGGGAGGTGGTGTGGGGTGGGTTGGAGGAAAGGCTCTAATGACATTCCCTATCTTAGGATGGAACTCCGTTGTGTCATTGCAATTATCCGTCATGGAGATCGTACTCCCAAGCAGAAAATGAAGATGGAGGTGACACATCCAAGGTAGGATGAATGTCCTGATTTAGACAAATAGTTTTTTGTGAGAGAGATGGGGATGGGGAAGTTCCCAAAGGCTTTGACTGTCTCACCCCATACTGAAGCTTTTCCTTACTTCTTcagatttttcagtctgtttgaAAAACATGGTGGCTACAAGACAGGGAAATTAAAACTGAAGCGGCCTGAGCAGCTACAGGTAAGGTGGTGAGTTGGGCTGGGAGGAGCGAGGTGGGTATGGGATTGGGGGCCTCAGTGAGAGACCAGGATGAAAGGGTAACTGCCCAGGACTTGGTCTCCTTCATGGATACCCTATTATTTCCTCCAGGAGGTGCTGGACATCACAAGGCTGTTACTGGCTGAACTGGAGAAAGAACCAGGTGGTGAGATCGAGGAGAAGACTGGGAAACTAGAGCAGCTGAAGTCTGTGCTGGAGATGTGAGAAAGGGGATAGGAGAGGGGAGCCAATGACAGTGAGAACTAGGTGCTGGGGTAGAAAGTAAACTGAGTTTATCCTGCAGGTATGGTCATTTCTCAGGCATCAACCGGAAGGTGCAGTTGACTTACTACCCTCATGGAGTAAAAGCTACTAATGAGGGGCAAGGTAAGATATAATACTCCCTTCCTATTACCACTCAAGTCTCTTATTCTTAAACCTTTAGATGACCTGAGGgtgctctgactcttgatttcagctcaagtcgtgatttcacggttcgtgggttcaagccccacatcaggctctgcactgacaatgtggagcctgcttgggattctctctctctctctctctctctctctctctctctgcacctctcctacTTGCgctcttgcctctctctctttctcaaaataaataaacttaaaaaaataaacaaaacccttgggatgagccctgggtgttatacgtaggagatgaatcactggattctacacctgaaaacattattgtactatatgctaactaacttggttgtaaattaaaatatagaaataaataataaaaaacaaaacctttagaTGACCTCTACCCCAGATCACCATTCTGGGCTCCTCAGAAGACCTGACATTTAGATGTCCCcactactttcctttttttttcttttcttttttttttttttaatgtttatttattttggtgggggggaggggcgggtagagagaggggacagaggatccaaagccggctctgtgctgacagcagacagcccaaagGAAAGGCTCTTGAACTCATAGatcttaagatcatgacctgagccgaagctggacatttaactgactgagccacccagctgccccccctCCCAGCTATTTTTCTTAGATCTAGACCTATTCACTTCCCCTTATTCCTGCAGATCCACAGCGGGAggccctgtccccttctctgttgCTGGTACTGAAGTGGGGTGGAGAACTGACTCCTGATGGCCGTGTTCAGGCTGAGGAGCTGGGACGAGCTTTTCGCTGCATGTACCCTGGAGGACAGGGTGAGTGAGTGTCTGGGGGGCAAATAACAGGGCTTGGATGAGATGATTAGAGAATAAATTGGGggaatgaagagacagaggcaaTGGGAAAGTTAAAGGGGGAAAGAAGCATTCTTTCTTCCATGTGGGTATGTATAGCAGTCCATTCTTGgtcctcccctttctcccccagGTGACTATGCTGGCTTCCCTGGTTGTGGGCTGCTTCGTCTCCATAGCACTTTCCGCCATGATCTCAAGATCTATGCCTCTGATGAGGGCCGTGTCCAGATGACTGCTGCTGCCTTTGCTAAGGTGCACACTATAGTTCTTTCACAGTCCCAGCTTCCATTAGATAGAGAAGCTAAGAGTTTGGAGAACTAGTTGGGAAATGTCAGGGTGTTTATGTGCTGACTCAGAGAAGTTTCTGCTTGTGTCTGACCCATTCTGTACCACTGAGAATGAGCTGAGAATAATTAAGTGGGCGTAGGCACCTTGACCTGTACTCCTCGCCTCTATACCAGCTCTCATTTGATCTCTGAGACCATTTAGGCTTAGGGGAAGTAGACTGGAAGGAAAACTAATAGATTTTGTGCTTCCCCTCCAGGGCCTTCTGGCTCTAGAAGGGGAGCTAACACCCATTTTGGTACAAATGGTGAAGAGTGCCAACATGAATGGGCTACTGGACAGCGATGGCGATTCCTTGAGCAGCTGCCAGCACCGGGTGAAGGCTCGACTGCACCATATTTTGCAACAGGATGCACCCTTTGGTCCTGAGGATTATGATCAGGTCAGGCTCTCCCTATTTTTGTGCCCAATGTACCGCCATCCCAGATTCCTAGAATTCTAACTAATGGTGATCAGTAATGGTACTTACTACATTGTAGACACTGCTTTCcatacattttctcattcaatCTTTACCCTTTGAGTTAAGTATGGGTCTATAATCTCTTActcataatttcaaaaataaaaaagatcaagcACCAAGATTCATTTGGTAGCAAAACCTGACATGATAAGACTATTTCTAATTcttggggctcctaggtggctcagtcagtttagcctccgactcttgatttcagctcaggtcataatctatgggttcaagccccgcatccagctccaCATGGACAGTGCaaattctgcttgggattctgtttgtctatctgtctgtctctctctttctctctctctctctctctctcctgcttgggattctgtttgtctatctgtctgtctctctctttctctctctctctctctctctctctgtccttcccctgcttgcactgtctctcaaaataaataaataaacttaaaaaaaaaagactattactaattcctatttattttgtttagtgtaAATAGTCATATATTGTGCTGCAGAAACATAAATGTGTTTAGTTATGCCCTCAGTCCTGCTAGAGGTATTATATAACATATGACTATGTGCTATATTAATTCTAAAGTCTGAAAAATTCTCAGTTCTAAAACAGTcagtcccaaagattttgaatgaaataatgtttcagttatttattgctACTTAAAAAACTACCCCAAAACTGAGTAACTTAAAACAATATCCATTTTATCTTACTCATAGTTCTAGGTTCACCTGGTCTTCCTTGGGGTCTCTCCTAAAACTGCCCAGATGTTGTCCATGTGTTGGGGCTGAAaccatctgaaggcttgactgggtcGCTAAGATAGCTGGGTTCTCTCCCACTTTATGCTCTACCTATAGTCTTAGAGCCTCTCCTCTCCATATGTTTTCTCCATGTGGTTTCTCTAGCATGGTAGCCAGACTTCTTAAATGGTAGCTTAGGACATCCCAAAAGCAGAAGCTTCCaagctcttttatatttttaaaaaatattttatttttaagtaacctctacacccaacatggggctcaaactcacaaccctgaggtcaagagccaaacactctactgactgagccatctaggtgcctcCTTccaagctcttttattttttattttcagttttttaatttagagagagagtgcactcaagcaggggagaggagcaaaagagagagagaatcttaagcagactccatgctcagtgcagagcctaacatggggcttgatcccatgaccctgagattatgacctgaaccaaaatcaagaatcgtatgctcaaccgaatgagctgcccaggcaccccccgaGCTCTTTTAAAGTATATGTCAAGACTTAATTAGTTAAATGTAactttgctttttggttttgttttattttattttattttattttggttaagCAGTCACAGGGCCAGTACACAGTGTAGATTGTAGGCAAGAAGAAGGTAACAAAGAGTTAATGACCATATTTAATCCACCATAGGAACTGTGGACTTGTACTacttttcccccattttaaaaatgagaaaacctaACCTCAGAAAAATTTAAGCAACCTTTCCAAGGTCACCTAATTAGTATTAACCTAAAGAGTCTAACCTGAGAGCCCGGACTGTTCACCACTATAGTGTACTGTCTCACGGTAGTAATCACAGTGGATGCCATTACCCAATGTTATCTTTTTTTGCTGTGTATCCAGACCTTGATTGACTGGGAATCATATGCCAGACAGTGATTTTGTACTATCCTCCCACTGATAGCTCCTCATTTCTgatggatttgttttttaaagaaagtatatttttatagaagCTGTAGAACcccttgaatcttttttttaagattttttttttttttgagttatctGTACACTCAGcatgggttcaaactcacaacctcaagatcaagagttgactgctctaccgactgagccagccaggtgccccccacttgAATCATTTTAAAGTGTGTAGTTCAGTGTATTAAGTATATTCAGTTAAGTCTATTCACAATATGGTGTAACCATTTCTGATGGGTTCTTCAATGAGCTAAGTAGCTGAGAACATTGTCTGGAGAATggcattttttgtatttttctctgagCAGGACTTAATAAGGACAGGACCTTGCTCTCTTATTTTCCAATCAGTGTCAAATTCAAAAGCTAaagcactttttctttctctcttgcttctttttgCTAGCAAAAATGGGACTTGTGAGGACCTAGGTTGAATATGTGTTTTCCACCCATAATCCTCTTTTCACTTCCCCATTCTTCATTGACTGTCACTGTCCTGAAAGCTTGAGCTGGAATCTAGTTCTGAGGCAAGACCTCTACTGTAGGTTCAAGCTAACATTTTGTTTAGAGGAATAAGATTTTGTTACCTCTGTTACCCACTCATGAAAACCTTGTGTAGGGATTGTGAGGGGTTGGTTTAATctttattcctcagtattttccatgtatattttagAACCCCCCAATAAAAGAACctaggtttattttatttcctctggatTCTAAGGCTTTTACCCTCAACCCTCCTTAGATGACTGTGTGTTTGAGCAATCCTCTCATCTTGGAACTGGTGGTctgccctgtagcccaggaattcTCATTAGAGTGAGCCTATAAACAGATCTTACTGGCAGACAGTTTCTGTAATAGGCTCACAGGATTCTgcacaatcagcacagagcctatctTGCTTTTCATCTCTCTGTTGCTCATAGCTCGCTCCCACTGGAAGCACTTCCCTCCTCAACTCCATGGCTATCATCCAGAATCCTGTAAAGGTCTGTGATCAGGTATTTGCCCTGATTGAAAACCTCACTCATCAGATCCGGGAAAGGATGCAGGACCCCAAGTCTGTAGGTGGGTATGAATAGTACTATCTTCCCTTCAAGGTTTCAGGTATGGATGGGTTACTCAGGCACTCCTGTGCCCTCTTCTAAGTGTCTGAAACAAGGCATCCTCATCTCTCTGATTCTACTGCAGATTTTTTAGGGTCTTTTGTTGAAGGTAAAATCTTTGGTTCTTTCTGACTGTCTGTCTTCCTTCCAGACCTGCAACTCTACCACAGTGAGACTCTAGAGCTCATGCTACAGCGTTGGAGCAAGCTGGAGCGTGACTTTCGACAGAAGAGTGGGCGCTATGATATCAGTAAGATCCCTGACATCTATGACTGTGTCAAGTATGATGTGCAGCACAACGGGAATCTGGGACTTCAAGGCACAGCAGAGTTACTACGTCTCTCTAAGGCACTGGCTGATGTGGTCATTCCCCAGGTGTGTCTCATAGCCTGGGGCactgggaaaggaaggggagaaaagcagaaaggagggATGGTGTGGGAACCAGGGAAAGAAAACTTAGAGAAAGAATTAGTTGAGTTGCTATATTTGTCAGGGTTCACTCTGGCTCTGAGTAAGTGCAAGAGGCTAACTGAGGAGACACCTGGAGAGGGGGAATGTGGTGGATATGAAAGAAACTCTAGACCTGAGGTGAAGACAAGCATCATCTTGGGCCTGGGAGTATGAGGCAAGAGGGAAACAAGATTCATCGACGTACTTATTCCTGGCCTGTGGCCCCTAGGAATACGGGATCAGTCGGGAGGAGAAACTGGAAATTGCTGTGGGCTTCTGTCTTCCACTGTTGCGGAAGATACTACTTGACCTGCAGAGAACCCACGAGGATGAGTCTGTCAACAAGCTGCATCCCCTGtgagggagggctgggaggggtgctggatggagggaggggcatATCAGGGAGCCCTGGGAGGAATCCAGGCTGGTACAGCTTGGGGAACCAAGAATAGAAGGGGTCCTGGGATAGAAAGGAAAGCAGTCTTTGAGTTGGGAGGAAAGAGTTTGTGGAAGGGTGGGAAGAAGATTATCTGACAGTGTGAATGACTTAGCTCTTATCTTAGGTACTCTCGAGGGGTGCTCTCCCCAGGTCGCCATGTTCGAACACGTCTCTATTTCACCAGTGAAAGCCATGTCCATTCCCTACTCAGTGTATTCCGTTATGGGGGACTTCTTGATGTAAGGATCCTCCTTCCTTCAACGTATGAACATTTATTCCAAGCATTCTTTTACTCTCCTCTTCCTGCTTTTTATTACAAGCCTTCTgtattctctttgtctccctgccccttccctgacttCCTAGTCCTTGGTCATTGACTTTCATCTTCTTTTGTTCGGTAGGAGACCCAGGATGCACAATGGCAGCGAGCTTTGGCTTATCTTAGTGCCATTTCAGAGCTCAACTATATGACCCAGATTGTCATCATGCTTTATGAGGACAACACACGGGTGAGGAGCATTagccaatgggggggggggggtaatgagggtgccctttctttctccttaattCTCATCTTAGAAACTTTCATATCCTTATAATTTGTAGAATTCAGCTAGGTGTGACACCCAAGGACAGCATGTCACAGAGCATCCAGGAGATTCCTTCTGGaacaaaaaaaagtgttttgggaTGGTGTTGAGCCAGAGAGCTATCAGACAACATAGCTCTGCATTAGGGAGGGTATAGAATTTGGGATGATGTTATGATGAGTCTTTTTCACTCAAACATTATTATACGTTTTTCATCTGGCTTCACAAAGGTATCTTTAACTGTGCTGCTGTATGTACTGTAGCAAAACTGAATTACTGTGAGAGAAGGATGGAAAGAGTTGTAGAACTGGAGGCTAGAAAGTTGTGTGGGGTGGTGGATCACAAATGGTAGAAGTGAAGTAATGAGGAATCTTTAACACTAGACTATAGTTAAGGGGAAGCTTACGATAGATCAGCCCCAAAGTGGAGTAAGATACTGGAACCTCATCCCTGGGAGGATATATCCTCTTGAGTTCTTCTCTGTTGTCCCTGCCTGGTCTTCCACCACCATATTCAGCTTTTCCAACTGCCCCTTCATCTGTTGATGCCCCATAGGATCCCTTATCAGAGGAGCGGTTCCATGTGGAGCTACACTTCAGCCCTGGAGTAAAAGGTGTTGAGGAAGAAGGCAACGCCCCAACTGGCTATGGATTCCGTCCAGCTTCTTCTGAGGTGGGTTGGAGTGCTGGGGTTTTAGATTAGAGGATTTAGGAACCAAGTGGTGGGAAACTTGAAAACAGTACAGGGAGGTAAGAGGGTTGGGGGTCTAGGATTAGAAGGCTGGAGGCCATTAACTCCTCTTGAATCTGTGCTTGTTGTTGGGTAGAATGAAGAGATGAAAGCAGACCAAGGCAGCATGGAGAACCTGTGCCCAGGGAAGGCATCGGATGAGCCAGACCGGGCATTGCAGACTTCACCTCAGCCCCCTGAGGGCCCTGGCCTCCCAAGGAGATCACCCCTCATTCGTAACCGAAAAGCCGGCTCCATGGAGGTAATAGGAGGGGCTTGGGAGAAAGAAGTGGTGGAATTGTTCATAGGACAATATCCATAAATCCTCTGAATCACTTTGGGGGGATTCTTGGCACCTTAAGCAGAGTCCTTCTGCCCCTGAtggatatgttttatttaatctccGTTTCATAGCTGGTCTCCCAATAAAGCTCCTTTAAGTTGGTTGCTACCTCTGAGATTAAGGAGATGTCAGTGAGAGGTGCCGAGAGATAGGATTTTAAGAGATGATAATGAGGAGGAGGCCTTTGGATGAATTTGAAAAGGCtgttctttaaaaggaaatatagtaGAAATAGCATGAACTCTGGGCTAAACTCCCAGGCTGATATCtagaagctgtgtgaccttggacaggtaaCTTCTCCAAGCCTCAAGTTTTTTTTTGTCTATGAAACACAAGCAATATCCACCatatagatgctcagtaaacagtagctataataataaaacaattgatACTAAAGGCCAGgctgtctccatctctttgtTCCCTTGGGTTAAAAACTATAGCTCAAACAGGAGCAATTATATAGCACTCTAATTTCATTCCTTTAGAGTTATCGGTATTCAttccagaaaggaaataaagtatgGAGGTCTCTCTGTGTTACCCTCTGTTCTGATGAGGAGATCTAGGGACCTGGGCCTGTGTCTGCCTCTAGGCCTGGTTCCAATTCTCTAGCCTAGAGGAAGTAACTGTTGTAAATATTACATTGTATCCAGCTAACTGTGCTGGGGTTTTTGTTCCTGGTTTTTTCCTGCAGAGTCTTTTCCTCTTGGGCCCAATGACACTCTTTTTGACCCCATGATTTATCCCTGTCTCAGTGACTCTGACTGTCCGATTTGGGTCCTGCTTTGACAGACAAATCTGTTCACCTGGCTTTGTACCAGCTCTCTGTCTTAAAGGAATTGATCTTTCATTTTAGGACTACTCAGAAGAATTTGCAACTAGCTTACATAGGTTCAGCCAGAGGTTTACGGTTCAGATTTTGGAGAAAGTTGGAAAGATAAACTGCACTCTGTTTTgggcttattttttcttcctgattattTTAAGATAGATTTGATGTTGTGACTACTCAGAGCTTCTTTAAGTGTGGTATGCATCATTTTCCCTTTGATGTATAAGTTAACTTAGTATCCATAATATACTAGTACCCTGCAGACTCATGTGACTAGATCAAATGGACAGAATGATGTATAATCTTCCATCAATAAAATGCTTTTCCACATCTGAATGTCTTCCCCATTCACATCGTCTGCCAGTCTCTCTGGCACTGTTGTGCTTAACCCCCACTTTTCTGGTTTAAGCAGTCGAGAGACATAGGCAAAGCAGAGCCCTCTGTGTATCATCTCTCAGACTTGAGGagttggcttttttctttcaggaCTATAGGGAAGCTTCCTGTTGTAATCACATTCCTTCCTTTTAGTTCCTAGTGTTACTTATACCATGGCTTATCCAGGATGATGGTAGCCCAAGATATGTTCCTCAGTTTTGCAAGAAAATTGTCTCTTTACTCCTTGGTCACACAgccttttaatattaatatttcctttccttattctATAGGTATAGGCATTGGTAGTTTTATCCTTATTGACTACAACGCTTCCCCCATCCCTTCTTCTGCTCTTGTCATCTCATATTTTTGGACAGTTTTAGAATATAGATCTGTGACCTTCATAGCAGCTGTGCCCTAGGTAATGATCCTCTCCAGGTCTATAACTAGCTCTGCCTCACTGGGGCTTTTGGGAGCCTGGGAGTTAAAGGAGCCGTGACCGGCTTTCCACCCGGTCTGATTGCAGGTCATGAACATGCAGTGCACGGGGAACCTGGACCTGATCCCCTTGCGGGGACGGCGCCGCAGGAGGTCAGGAGACCTCCCCCGGCCTTCCCCAGCCATCGGCCTACAGCCCCGGGCTGTGTCCACCACTCACCTGGCATCCTGCACACAGGTGTCCCTCCCTACTtcatcttcctttcctgcctctaTCTTTGCCTTTTGGGACCTAGGGACTCAGAACATTATCTGGGGGTTGGAGGGTGTGTATGTTGGGGTTTGTGTGATTAGGCCTTCGTAGCCTTTTTAGAAATCTGTTACACGTCTCCAGACATGGAGGGGAGGGCCTCTTGGTTCAGATAAGAAACTGAGTGTGGTTGCCATAACCACAGTTGTCCCATGGAAAGAAGAGAGGGTAGCCAGactttatttcttattgttgCTCAGCTATTGTGATTGGCTTTCTGAATCCCATGGAGGGATAGATAAGATTAAGGAATACTGCTCTGCTGAGAACTGAAAATAGTTGAATAATGATTTCTCAGATTTGGGATAGAAGGGCAATGGGGACAGGCATCTTGGAAATACAAGTGCCTTCTGGTATGGGATTCCCTGTACAGTTCCCTCTGCGAAGTACATTCTTCAttcccttttcattcttcttcccCCATAAAAATCTTTTGATTCTTCCAGACTTTCTGACATTGCTTGGCTTTATAGGGGCAGGAATTCTGGACCAGGGTTTTAGACTTCTTGGTTGAGGTGCCAAAATGGTAATACAGAGTCCTTTCTCTCCAGGTGCTTTCTGAGACTTCATCCTCGAGGCCTGGTGGCTACCGGCTCTTTTCATCTGCACGGCCACCAACGGAGATGAAGCAGAGTGGCCTAGGTATGGTCTTCCAGCATCTCACCTGTTGTTGTTGGGGAGGTGTGTCTGTCTGTTCCTCAGGGTTTTATTGTGGGAAACCTTAGTCATGGGTGTTGGGGTCATTTCAGTCTGTGGAATTGTCGGTGGGGCTAGGGAGGATGAATTGGGAGAAGCCAT is part of the Neofelis nebulosa isolate mNeoNeb1 chromosome 7, mNeoNeb1.pri, whole genome shotgun sequence genome and encodes:
- the PPIP5K1 gene encoding inositol hexakisphosphate and diphosphoinositol-pentakisphosphate kinase 1 isoform X13 → MWSLPASEGESATAHFFLGAGDEGLGTRGIGMRTEESDSELLEDEEDEVPPEPQIIVGICAMTKKSKSKPMTQILERLCRFDYLTVIILGEDVILNEPVENWPSCHCLISFHSKGFPLDKAVAYSKLRNPFLINDLAMQYYIQDRREVYRILQEEGIDLPRYAVLNRDPARPEECNLIEGEDQVEVNGAVFPKPFVEKPVSAEDHNVYIYYPSSAGGGSQRLFRKIGSRSSVYSPESSVRKTGSYIYEEFMPTDGTDVKVYTVGPDYAHAEARKSPALDGKVERDSEGKEIRYPVMLTAMEKLVARKVCVAFKQTVCGFDLLRANGHSFVCDVNGFSFVKNSMKYYDDCAKILGNTIMRELAPQFQIPWSIPTEAEDIPIVPTTSGTMMELRCVIAIIRHGDRTPKQKMKMEVTHPRFFSLFEKHGGYKTGKLKLKRPEQLQEVLDITRLLLAELEKEPGGEIEEKTGKLEQLKSVLEMYGHFSGINRKVQLTYYPHGVKATNEGQDPQREALSPSLLLVLKWGGELTPDGRVQAEELGRAFRCMYPGGQGDYAGFPGCGLLRLHSTFRHDLKIYASDEGRVQMTAAAFAKGLLALEGELTPILVQMVKSANMNGLLDSDGDSLSSCQHRVKARLHHILQQDAPFGPEDYDQLAPTGSTSLLNSMAIIQNPVKVCDQVFALIENLTHQIRERMQDPKSVDLQLYHSETLELMLQRWSKLERDFRQKSGRYDISKIPDIYDCVKYDVQHNGNLGLQGTAELLRLSKALADVVIPQEYGISREEKLEIAVGFCLPLLRKILLDLQRTHEDEYSRGVLSPGRHVRTRLYFTSESHVHSLLSVFRYGGLLDETQDAQWQRALAYLSAISELNYMTQIVIMLYEDNTRDPLSEERFHVELHFSPGVKGVEEEGNAPTGYGFRPASSENEEMKADQGSMENLCPGKASDEPDRALQTSPQPPEGPGLPRRSPLIRNRKAGSMEVLSETSSSRPGGYRLFSSARPPTEMKQSGLGSQCTGLFSTTVLGGSSSAPNLQDYARSHGKKLPPASLKHRDGFEGCSMVPTIYPLETLHNALSLRQVSEFLSTVCQRHTDAQAQASAALFDSMHSNQASDSPFSPPRTLHSPTLQLRQRSEKPPWYSSGPSSTVSSAGPSSPTAVDGNCHFGFSDQPSVSSHMIEEHQGLGMLPGNGEQEFPVEGMQEPIEPSQSSQEPPVETSQPCQEVSEEISQPCQEVPDISQPCQDIPEEFSQPCQEVPVISQPCQKDHDNVNQICQEVPQIHQPCQKASQLCQKISEEACHLCQENPEEVSRPCQEVSVEVGRLAHGFPVGVGGLVQEIGVEVGKPAQEIPEELSESCQFFVEVGRLIQEASAINLLSQDIPEVDKPSQEFPGEDDLQVQEVPEVNQQSWVFPEVTDQLPGEDIPQAQCQSSDPNPQSQSLACNQHSPLPPATCD